One window of the Nocardia huaxiensis genome contains the following:
- a CDS encoding oxygenase MpaB family protein: protein MTAPLRKSDEYYRPAPTAEPFTPETIREHIDGVSAFLGGAANVVMQLSLTPVAYGVVESDNRNGSIMVRPVKRLRTTLTYLAVAMMGTEEDRKSYAEAVNGAHRGVRTKQYSPVKYNAFDPNLQLWVAACIYYGFDDMILRMRGPMKPEVAEAFYQYSARLGTTLQMRPEMWPATREEFYEYFETNLATKTIDPRVRAYFNRLIDLRMMPRPVQLVFGRFHRFVVTALLPQHLRDEMGMTWTARDERRFALLMRPLAAVWTRLPEPLRLFPFNFYLADMRTRRRLGRPLV, encoded by the coding sequence ATGACCGCCCCTCTGCGCAAGTCTGATGAGTATTACCGTCCGGCCCCCACGGCCGAGCCGTTCACCCCCGAAACCATTCGCGAACACATCGACGGCGTCTCCGCCTTCCTCGGCGGCGCGGCCAATGTCGTCATGCAGCTGTCCCTGACCCCCGTGGCCTACGGCGTGGTCGAGAGCGACAATCGCAATGGCTCGATCATGGTGCGCCCGGTCAAGCGGCTGCGCACCACCCTCACCTACCTGGCCGTCGCCATGATGGGCACGGAGGAGGATCGCAAGTCCTACGCCGAGGCCGTCAACGGCGCGCACCGCGGCGTGCGCACCAAGCAGTACAGCCCGGTGAAGTACAACGCCTTCGACCCGAACCTGCAACTGTGGGTGGCCGCCTGCATCTACTACGGCTTCGACGACATGATCCTGCGCATGCGCGGTCCCATGAAACCCGAAGTGGCCGAGGCCTTCTACCAGTACAGCGCGCGCCTGGGCACCACCCTGCAGATGCGCCCGGAGATGTGGCCGGCCACCCGCGAGGAGTTCTACGAGTACTTCGAGACCAACCTGGCCACCAAGACCATCGACCCGCGCGTGCGGGCCTACTTCAACCGCCTCATCGATCTGCGCATGATGCCGCGCCCGGTGCAGTTGGTGTTCGGGCGGTTCCACCGCTTCGTGGTCACCGCCCTACTGCCGCAACATCTTCGCGACGAGATGGGCATGACCTGGACCGCCCGCGACGAGCGCCGCTTCGCCCTGCTCATGCGCCCGCTGGCCGCCGTGTGGACGCGGCTGCCGGAACCGCTGCGGCTGTTCCCGTTCAACTTCTACCTCGCGGATATGCGCACGCGCCGCCGCCTGGGCCGCCCGCTGGTCTGA
- a CDS encoding TetR/AcrR family transcriptional regulator produces MANLAKLLPLVRGSAPEDRNQAKVLDAALMAFLDFGIKRTSMVEVARRGGLSLATLYRRFAGKNDLIQAVGLRQARQFIDQADAALRPYADRDASAEDQIVALFVAFIEGLRGDQLLERLLKTEPEIVLPYLTVQGAPVIELGRDYLAEFISRLQAEGKVPQYDPLPLAEMIARAALSLALTPQTVIPLDDEAALRRFALDHVVPGFRIH; encoded by the coding sequence ATGGCCAACCTGGCCAAATTGCTGCCGCTCGTGCGCGGATCCGCCCCCGAGGACCGCAATCAGGCCAAGGTTCTGGACGCGGCCCTGATGGCGTTCCTCGACTTCGGCATCAAGCGCACCAGCATGGTCGAGGTGGCGCGACGCGGCGGGCTCTCGCTCGCGACGCTGTATCGGCGCTTCGCCGGGAAGAACGATCTCATTCAGGCCGTCGGGCTGCGGCAGGCCCGGCAGTTCATCGATCAGGCCGATGCCGCTCTGCGGCCCTACGCGGACCGCGACGCCAGCGCCGAGGATCAGATCGTCGCCCTGTTCGTCGCCTTCATCGAGGGTCTGCGCGGCGATCAGCTGCTGGAGCGGCTGCTCAAGACCGAGCCCGAGATCGTACTGCCGTACCTGACCGTGCAGGGCGCGCCCGTCATCGAACTCGGGCGCGACTACCTCGCCGAATTCATCAGCCGGCTCCAGGCGGAAGGCAAAGTGCCGCAATACGATCCGCTGCCGCTGGCGGAGATGATCGCGCGCGCGGCGCTGTCGCTGGCGCTCACGCCGCAGACCGTCATCCCGCTCGACGACGAGGCCGCACTGCGGCGATTCGCCCTCGACCATGTGGTGCCGGGCTTCCGGATCCACTGA
- a CDS encoding oxygenase MpaB family protein — MTSPLHATPREPALPPIDIRQYLDGSAALFGAAANVIMQLAQPPVGYGVVESPVESGQVFKHPIKRLRTTVTYLAVAMLGTEEDREAYRTAVDSVHKFVRSRPGSPVRYNAFDPRLQLWVAACLYWGAKDLHERMHGPMPEADADAFYHYSARLGTTLQVRPEMWPATRADFDRYWEENLAKTTIDPTVQAYFEDLIDLKMLPRPFQLGFGRVHRFFVIGLLPQHIRDEMGMTWTPRQDRALARILRTAGAAESLLPTPVRTFPVNAYLWDMRLRRRLGLRLV, encoded by the coding sequence ATGACCAGCCCGCTGCACGCCACGCCCCGGGAACCCGCGCTGCCGCCCATCGATATCCGGCAGTACCTCGACGGGAGCGCCGCCCTGTTCGGCGCGGCGGCGAATGTGATCATGCAACTCGCACAACCACCGGTCGGCTACGGCGTGGTCGAGAGCCCGGTGGAGAGCGGGCAGGTCTTCAAGCATCCGATCAAGCGGCTGCGCACCACCGTCACCTATCTGGCCGTCGCCATGCTGGGCACCGAGGAGGATCGGGAGGCGTACCGCACCGCCGTCGACTCCGTGCACAAGTTCGTGCGATCCCGTCCGGGCAGCCCGGTGCGCTACAACGCCTTCGACCCGCGCCTGCAACTCTGGGTGGCGGCCTGCCTGTATTGGGGCGCAAAGGATTTGCACGAGCGCATGCACGGACCCATGCCCGAGGCGGACGCCGACGCCTTCTATCACTACTCCGCGCGCCTGGGCACAACCTTGCAGGTGCGCCCGGAGATGTGGCCGGCCACGCGCGCGGACTTCGACCGCTACTGGGAGGAGAACCTCGCCAAGACCACCATCGATCCGACCGTGCAGGCGTACTTCGAGGATCTGATCGACCTGAAGATGCTGCCGCGCCCGTTCCAGCTGGGCTTCGGCCGCGTGCACCGGTTCTTCGTCATCGGCCTGCTCCCGCAACACATCCGGGACGAGATGGGGATGACGTGGACGCCGCGCCAGGACCGCGCACTGGCCCGCATTCTGCGCACGGCCGGTGCGGCCGAATCGCTGTTGCCCACGCCCGTGCGGACTTTCCCGGTCAACGCCTACCTGTGGGATATGCGCCTGCGCCGCCGACTGGGATTACGGCTGGTGTGA
- a CDS encoding acyl-CoA synthetase has product MSYRSPLLLSSLNPSAVAAGDDIPDAVTIDGVTLSRSDLLGAATSVAERIARADRLAVLAKPTVTTVLAVVGCLIAGVTVVPVPPDAGNAELAHILSDSGAQAWLGEAPEGSDLPVIPVRKHARSWHVYAEPAPEATAFILYTSGTTGAPKGVMLSRRAIAAGLDALAEAWSWKPNDTLVHGLPLFHVHGLILGLLGPLRVGSPLIHTGKPTPQAYAEAHGTMYFGVPTVWSRVTEDPAAAKELAKARILISGSAPLPVPVFERLRDLTGHAPIERYGMSETMITLSTRPDGERRPGWVGTPVHGVETRLRDEAGHPVPHDGESVGGLQVRGPMLFDGYLNRPDASAETWTEDGWFKTGDVAVIDPEGFHRIVGRESVDLIKSGGYRIGAGEIETSLLGHPSVAEVAVVGAPDPDLGQRIIAFVVLRDGAADSVAQALITHVADELSAHKRPREIRIVDSLPRNAMGKVQKKLLLRAD; this is encoded by the coding sequence GTGTCGTACAGGTCGCCGCTACTGCTGAGCTCGCTGAACCCGTCCGCCGTGGCCGCCGGGGACGATATTCCGGACGCCGTCACCATCGACGGCGTCACGCTGTCCCGCAGTGACCTGCTGGGCGCGGCCACCTCCGTCGCCGAACGCATCGCCCGCGCCGACCGCCTCGCCGTCCTGGCCAAGCCGACCGTCACCACCGTGCTGGCCGTCGTCGGCTGCCTCATCGCCGGTGTGACCGTGGTGCCGGTACCGCCGGACGCGGGCAATGCCGAACTGGCCCACATCCTTTCGGACTCCGGAGCCCAGGCGTGGCTCGGGGAAGCCCCCGAAGGCAGCGACCTGCCCGTGATTCCGGTCCGCAAGCACGCCCGCTCCTGGCACGTGTACGCCGAACCCGCCCCGGAGGCAACGGCTTTCATCCTCTACACGTCCGGAACCACCGGTGCGCCCAAGGGCGTCATGCTCAGCCGCCGCGCCATTGCCGCGGGGCTGGACGCCCTCGCCGAAGCCTGGTCCTGGAAGCCGAACGACACACTGGTGCACGGACTTCCGCTGTTCCACGTGCACGGCCTCATCCTGGGCCTGCTCGGCCCCCTGCGCGTCGGCAGCCCGCTGATCCACACCGGCAAACCCACCCCGCAGGCGTATGCCGAGGCGCACGGCACCATGTACTTCGGCGTCCCGACAGTCTGGTCCCGCGTGACCGAAGACCCGGCCGCCGCAAAGGAATTGGCCAAGGCCCGCATCCTGATCTCCGGCAGTGCCCCCTTGCCGGTCCCGGTCTTCGAGCGCCTGCGCGACCTCACCGGCCACGCCCCCATCGAGCGCTACGGCATGAGCGAAACCATGATCACCCTGTCCACCCGCCCCGACGGCGAACGCCGCCCCGGCTGGGTCGGCACCCCCGTCCACGGCGTCGAAACCCGCCTCCGCGACGAGGCCGGCCACCCCGTCCCCCACGACGGCGAATCCGTTGGCGGCCTTCAGGTTCGCGGCCCCATGCTCTTCGACGGCTACCTGAACCGCCCCGACGCCAGCGCCGAAACCTGGACCGAAGACGGCTGGTTCAAAACCGGCGACGTCGCCGTCATCGACCCGGAGGGCTTCCACCGCATAGTCGGCCGGGAATCCGTCGACCTCATCAAATCCGGCGGCTACCGCATAGGCGCGGGCGAAATCGAAACCTCCCTGCTCGGCCACCCGTCGGTCGCCGAAGTCGCCGTCGTCGGCGCCCCCGACCCCGACCTCGGCCAGCGCATCATCGCCTTCGTCGTACTCCGCGACGGCGCAGCCGATTCCGTGGCACAAGCCCTCATCACCCATGTCGCAGACGAACTTTCGGCGCACAAGCGCCCCCGCGAGATCCGCATAGTCGATTCCCTGCCCCGCAACGCCATGGGCAAGGTCCAGAAGAAGCTGCTGCTCCGGGCCGACTGA